AAAAATCCGCCGGGGGTTCAGTCGTTGGATCCGGGAATATGGATCCCCCTTTCAGCTGGCGGGTGAATTTGCCACGGCGGAGGAGGCTCTGGAATCCATAAAAGAGCAGAAACCGGCGGTCTGTTTTTTAGACATTCAGTTAGGGAACCGGAACGGACTGTTTCTGGCAAAACAAATCCGGGAAATCTCCCCGGAATCTCTGCTGGTGATGATCACCGGATATGATTATTTCGAGTATGCCTATGAGTCCATTAAACTTCAGGTGTTTGACTATTTACTAAAGCCCGTTCCCAAAAGCGATTTCTTCAAGCTCTTAGAACGGGTGGAGGATCGGCTGCACTCCCGGGAGGGGCAAGGGGAAGAGTCAGGCCAAAGGCGAAAGGAACACCTGGTTTCCCGTGAGGACTGCTCCGGAATTACCCTGCGGGTGGTGGACTATGTTGAACGGCATT
The Isachenkonia alkalipeptolytica DNA segment above includes these coding regions:
- a CDS encoding response regulator transcription factor — protein: MHKIIVVEDEGKIRRGFSRWIREYGSPFQLAGEFATAEEALESIKEQKPAVCFLDIQLGNRNGLFLAKQIREISPESLLVMITGYDYFEYAYESIKLQVFDYLLKPVPKSDFFKLLERVEDRLHSREGQGEESGQRRKEHLVSREDCSGITLRVVDYVERHYEEADLSVQKLAKMFGVNRAYLSRLMKEDTGYTFTELLTKVRIEKAKDLLDEGGADIRMYDVAKKVGYRSQHYFSRVFHKSENISPSDYKSKD